GTGAGCGGCGGGTTCTTTTCGCCACCGAACATGGTGGGCGTGTCGTCCTGTTCGATCTCGCGGAACGGGACGCGGATGTCGGGACGGGAACCGACCTCGTAGACCCGGCGGGATTTGGGCAACGGGGCGACCGCGGCCGCGTCGACTTCGGCGGTGGCGGCCAGGAATTTGGGATTGGCGTTCATGGAAAGCTCCAAGCGAATGGTTTGGAGCCGATCGGGAATGGACTCCCGCCATGCGGGCATGGCGGGAATACGGCTCCCAGCATCGGCATTATCCGTACTGGTACGAAGGGACTCTCTCAACACGTCGGGCCGATTCGGCGCGACGAGTACCCCTGCGCGAAAGCGAAGTATAGAGCCTGCCCGGCCCCGGCGCGAATGGCCGCCGATGCTGCGCTGCGGCAGCGTGATCCCCGATCGATTGCCGATGCTGGTAGTACCGCTTTACATTTGGAATCAGTCTGCGGAGACAGTGCCATATAGGTTCTGTACACTTTTTCGGTCAGCCGGGGGGCAGCCCGCCGGCCTCAGTCCACTCAAGAAGGAAACGAGCATGCAACTTACCCTACGCAAACTGGCACCCGCCCTGGTGGTCATGACCCTTGCGCTTGCGGGTTGCAAGACCGCCCCGACCAAATCCGGCGCCGCCGCCACGCCCGATACGGCCGGCCAACAGCAACCGTCCGGGCAGCAGCAGCCCGCCACCGCCTCGGTGGTCGAGTTCTATGTGGCCCAGACCCAGTCCGCCCCTGGTCTGGTCGAAGTCGCCCTGCCCGACGGCAAGCTCTACATGCAGCAGCAGCCCGTGCTGACGCGCGCCGACCTGACCGAAGCCGCCGCCCTGGTCGATCGCCAAGGCGCCAATTTCGTCGGTCTGCGTTTCTCGGAAGCCGGCACCCGCAAGCTGACCGAGATCAGCACCCAGAACGTCGGCAACATGCTGGCGCTGGTGATCGATCGTGAACTGATCGCCGCGCCGCGCATCGGCGAACCGCTGAACCGTGGCGTGCTGGCCTTCGGCGTGCCGTCGGCGCAAGCCGCTTCCGACATCGCCGCCAAGATCCGTGGCGAGAGCGCGCCCGCTCCTGGCGCCGCGCCGGCCCCGGCTCCCGCCAAGCCCTGATTTTTCCAGGCACAAAAAACCCGGCACTGCCGGGTTTTTTTTGTCCTGCTTCGGGCGTTTTCTCAGCCCTTTCGGCCGCGTGGCTTGACGCCGCGACGCGCCGTCATGGCTTCAATGAAGGCCAGCGTCACCGCCTCCAGCGCCACCCGATCCTCGGCCGTGAGCGTGTCGAGCATCGCGGGCGAGATCGTGGCGTAGGGCCACGGCGCCAACGGCCGCCCGCGGCGCGCGATGGCGCGGGGCAGGGGTTCCGAGACGCCGGTCGCCGGCAGCGTATCGCTCAGGTCGTAGCTCTCCATGGGCAGTTCCATGGGACCCTTGCCGGTCTCCAGCCACTCGAGTTCCACCTTCAACACCTGCGCCAGCTTGCGCAGGGAGCGGCTCGAATGCCGCAGCCCGCTCTCGTAGCTGCCGATCGCGCTCTGCGACAGGCGGGTCAGGCGCGCCAAGGTTTTCTGCGTGTGGCCACGCAAAAGACGGGCGTGCTTCAGTCGGTCTGAAAAAGTCTTCACGCGTCGATTGAAGCTTGCGCCGTAGGCACTTTGGTGGATATAAATATTACTTAAGTGATAAGTTCGAAGAGGCGCTCACATGCAGGAAAGAGGTTACGTCCTCGTCGTGCAACTTGGTGGAATGGCATGCAACAAGTTCGTGCATACCCTACGTCAATTTCAGTGGGAGGTCGGCCTGTGCCGCTCGCCCGAAGGGCTGTTGGCGCGTCTGCGCAATGAGCCCGCCGATGCCGTCGTGCTACGCGGCACCATCGACGACCTGCCGCAGCTGATTGCCGCGCTGCGTCGCACCGCGCCGGGCTGCGCCGTGGTCTGGCAGTCGCCCGAAGACTCCGCGCCGGCCCGTATCGCCGCGCTCGATGCGGGCGCCCATGTGTGCGTGCCGCTGCAGGCAAACATCCCCGAATGGGACGCCGTCCTGCGCAACCTGATGCGTTGCCAGCATCCCGCGGCCGACGCCATGCCGCGCTGGCGGGTCGATGGCCGTGGCCGCATGCTGGCCGGGCCCGCCGGTGAGCGGCTGCCCCTGACCAACACGGAGCGCGCTTTTTTCGTCAGCCTGTTGAATGCGCCGCACCAGTGCCTGCCGCGCGAGGGCTTCTTCCCCGATGCCGCGCGTGATCCCATGGACGGCGCGCGGCGCGTCGATGTGCTGGTATCGCGCCTGCGTTCCAAGGCGCGCCGGCTCAATATCGACCTGCCGGTGCTGGCGGTGCGAGGGTGGGGCTACATGCTGTTGCCGCAGGGCGTGCCGGCGGAACATCCGTAGCCTGGCCTGCCGCCAGCGTGGCGCGGCTGGCGAGGGCCGTGGTGCGAACGGCCCTCGCGATCGCGTTGTTCCGGTCGCGGGAAAGCGCCGTCCCAGCCAAAAAAAGGCGCTCCTGCGGGCGCCTTTTTCATCGTCAACCGGCGCTGCCCGTCAGAGCACGACCAGGTTGTCGCGATGCATCAGTTCGGGGTCGGTCATGCTGCCGAGGATACGGGCGATCTGCGCCGACGGCTGGCGCAGGATGCGGCGCGTATCCACCGACGAATAATTGATCAGCCCGCGCGCGCATTCGCGGCCCTGGCCGTCGACGCAGGCGACCACGTCGCCGCGGCCGAATTCGCCTTCCACATCGACCACGCCGATCGGCAGCAGGCTCTTGCCTTCGCGCAGCAGCGCCTGTACGGCGCCGTCGTCCAGCACCACGCGGCCGCGCAGGCGCAGGTGGTCGGCCAGCCATTGCTTGCGCGCTGACCAGACCGGCAGCACGGCGCGCAATTCGCTGCCGATGCATTCGCCTTGCGCCAGGCGCGTCAGCACGTTGCGTTCGCGGCCCGAGGCGATTACGGTGTGCGCGCCGCTGTGCGCGGCGCGCTTGGCCGCCAGCACCTTGGTCAGCATGCCGCCGGTGCCGATGCCGCTGCCGGCGCCGCCAGCCATGGCTTCCAGCGCCGGATCGCCGGCCTGGGCGTGCGCCATGAACTTGGCGTCGGGATTCTTGCGGGGATCGGAGTCGTACAGGCCGCGCTGGTCGGTCAGGATGATCAGCGTGTCGGCTTCGATCAGGTTGGTGACCAGCGCGCCGAGCGTGTCGTTGTCGCCCAGCCGGATCTCGTCGGTGACCACCGTGTCGTTTTCGTTCACGATCGGCACCACGCCCAGTCGCAGCAGCGCGAACAGCGTGCTGCGCGCGTTCAGGTAGCGGTGGCGGTCGGCCAGGTCTTCGTGGGTCAGCAGGATCTGCGCGGTGCGCAGGCCGTATTCGGCGAAGGCCGCTTCGTAGGCTTGGCACAGGCCCATCTGGCCCACGGCCGCGGCGGCCTGCAGTTCGTGCATCACCGACGGGCGCTTGCGCCAGCCCAGGCGGGCCATGCCTTCGGCGATGGCGCCGCTGGAGACCAGCACGACCTGCTTGCCCTGCTTGTGCAGCGCGGCGATCTGGGCGGCCCAGTGCGCCACGGCGGCGCGATCCAGGCCGCGGCCTTCATTGGTGACCAGCGACGAGCCCACCTTGGCGACAAGGCGCTGGGCGTTGGTGACGACGGAAACGGCGGGTGATTCGGCAGACATGATGGCGGCGGGCTGCGGCGCGAAAAAGGCGTAATCGAACGAGATTGCGATTATGGCTTATTCGTCGCCACGCGGCGCGGCCGGCTTCTTGTCGGCGTCGGTGCGGGTGTCGTCGAAGCGCGGGTCTTCGGCGACGTAGGTGCCGTCGGCCTGGTCCTGCGCCAGTTGTTCCTTTTCGCGTTCGGCGTCGAGGTAGTCCTGCAGCGCGTAGATCAGGTCCTGGGTGCCGTCGCCCGACAGGCCGGAGATACCGAACACCGGGCCCTTCCAGTCGTACAGCTCGATGAAGCGGCGCTTGGTGTCCTCGGGATCGGTCACCATGTCCAGCTTGTTCAGCACCAGCCAGCGCGGCTTGGCGGCCAGCTCGGGGTCGTAGCGGCGCAGTTCCTCGACGATGGCGCGGGCATCGACCACGGCCTGTTCCACGGGATCCGCGTCGGGATCGGGGGTGGACACGTCCACCAGGTGCAGCAGCACGCGGGTGCGCGCCAGGTGGCGCAGGAACAGGTGGCCCAGGCCGGCGCCTTCGGAGGCGCCTTCGATCAGGCCGGGGATGTCGGCCACGACGAAGCTGCGCGACGGCGAGGTGCGCACCACGCCCAGGTTCGGGTGCAGCGTCGTGAACGGGTAGTCGGCGATCTTCGGCTTGGCGTTGGAGATGCGGGTGATCAGCGTGGACTTGCCGGCGTTGGGCAGGCCCAGCAGGCCGACGTCGGCCAACACCTTCAGTTCCATGCGCAGGTAGCGGTGTTCGCCTTCCTTGCCGGGCGTCCACTGGCGCGGGGCGCGGT
The window above is part of the Achromobacter deleyi genome. Proteins encoded here:
- the obgE gene encoding GTPase ObgE, translating into MKFVDEATIEVVAGKGGNGVASFRREKFIPKGGPDGGDGGRGGTIFAVADRNINTLIDFRYARLHRAKNGENGRGSDQYGAAAPDITLRVPVGTVIHDADTGEVLFDLNRHEQKVVLAAGGQGGMGNMHFKSSVNRAPRQWTPGKEGEHRYLRMELKVLADVGLLGLPNAGKSTLITRISNAKPKIADYPFTTLHPNLGVVRTSPSRSFVVADIPGLIEGASEGAGLGHLFLRHLARTRVLLHLVDVSTPDPDADPVEQAVVDARAIVEELRRYDPELAAKPRWLVLNKLDMVTDPEDTKRRFIELYDWKGPVFGISGLSGDGTQDLIYALQDYLDAEREKEQLAQDQADGTYVAEDPRFDDTRTDADKKPAAPRGDE
- a CDS encoding winged helix-turn-helix domain-containing protein, which gives rise to MHTLRQFQWEVGLCRSPEGLLARLRNEPADAVVLRGTIDDLPQLIAALRRTAPGCAVVWQSPEDSAPARIAALDAGAHVCVPLQANIPEWDAVLRNLMRCQHPAADAMPRWRVDGRGRMLAGPAGERLPLTNTERAFFVSLLNAPHQCLPREGFFPDAARDPMDGARRVDVLVSRLRSKARRLNIDLPVLAVRGWGYMLLPQGVPAEHP
- a CDS encoding SecDF P1 head subdomain-containing protein: MQLTLRKLAPALVVMTLALAGCKTAPTKSGAAATPDTAGQQQPSGQQQPATASVVEFYVAQTQSAPGLVEVALPDGKLYMQQQPVLTRADLTEAAALVDRQGANFVGLRFSEAGTRKLTEISTQNVGNMLALVIDRELIAAPRIGEPLNRGVLAFGVPSAQAASDIAAKIRGESAPAPGAAPAPAPAKP
- the proB gene encoding glutamate 5-kinase, which codes for MSAESPAVSVVTNAQRLVAKVGSSLVTNEGRGLDRAAVAHWAAQIAALHKQGKQVVLVSSGAIAEGMARLGWRKRPSVMHELQAAAAVGQMGLCQAYEAAFAEYGLRTAQILLTHEDLADRHRYLNARSTLFALLRLGVVPIVNENDTVVTDEIRLGDNDTLGALVTNLIEADTLIILTDQRGLYDSDPRKNPDAKFMAHAQAGDPALEAMAGGAGSGIGTGGMLTKVLAAKRAAHSGAHTVIASGRERNVLTRLAQGECIGSELRAVLPVWSARKQWLADHLRLRGRVVLDDGAVQALLREGKSLLPIGVVDVEGEFGRGDVVACVDGQGRECARGLINYSSVDTRRILRQPSAQIARILGSMTDPELMHRDNLVVL
- a CDS encoding helix-turn-helix domain-containing protein, giving the protein MKTFSDRLKHARLLRGHTQKTLARLTRLSQSAIGSYESGLRHSSRSLRKLAQVLKVELEWLETGKGPMELPMESYDLSDTLPATGVSEPLPRAIARRGRPLAPWPYATISPAMLDTLTAEDRVALEAVTLAFIEAMTARRGVKPRGRKG